One window from the genome of Cryptomeria japonica chromosome 6, Sugi_1.0, whole genome shotgun sequence encodes:
- the LOC131054828 gene encoding WAT1-related protein At5g07050, translated as MMVEYKLYVGQILVQAGIAGMYIIVRIAFDNGMNRFVYVAYRQAVATLGMAPIAYFLERNDRPPLTCTIFWQIFLLALSGITMSQNLFFIGLAYTSATFTAAITNLLPIVTSVMAIAFRYEKVDIRTKRGQAKIIGTVICVGGAMIMTLYKGSTIALTKTLLLKLSTWFLGAASLFVCLLFLSAYLTFQVPVLNKYRAQKSFLALVFLVATLQSTLMALIFEPHISSWKINWDVDLFSIVYSALLGSVFAFFVQTYSIKQRGPVFPALFNPLSAILVAVLELTIFHVNLPVGSVVGGVLTIAGLYIALWGKANDNEETKPLEDVVEDGCTNSIEDCTVEIKQPLLKI; from the exons ATGATGGTAGAATACAAACTCTATGTAGGTCAAATTTTAGTTCAGGCTGGAATTGCAGGCATGTATATCATAGTTAGAATTGCTTTTGACAATGGGATGAACCGTTTCGTATATGTAGCTTATAGACAAGCTGTTGCTACACTTGGAATGGCTCCTATTGCTTATTTTTTAGAAAG AAACGACCGTCCCCCGCTGACTTGTACTATTTTCTGGCAGAtctttcttcttgctctttctgg GATTACTATGAGCCAGAATCTATTTTTCATCGGCTTGGCATACACTTCGGCTACCTTTACAGCTGCAATCACAAACCTTCTTCCTATTGTCACATCTGTGATGGCCATTGCTTTTAG ATACGAGAAAGTTGATATCAGAACTAAGCGTGGACAAGCAAAAATTATAGGGACTGTTATATGTGTGGGAGGGGCTATGATTATGACATTATACAAAGGCTCTACGATTGCTCTTACTAAGACGCTTCTCCTAAAACTGAGTACATGGTTTCTGGGTGCAGCGTCCTTGTTCGTTTGCTTGCTTTTTTTGTCCGCATACCTTACTTTTCAG GTCCCAGTTTTGAATAAGTATCGCGCTCAAAAATCATTCCTAGCATTGGTATTCTTAGTAGCCACACTGCAGAGCACATTAATGGCCTTAATATTTGAGCCACACATCTCTTCCTGGAAAATAAACTGGGACGTGGACCTTTTCAGCATTGTATACTCG GCACTATTGGGTTCAGTCTTTGCATTCTTTGTGCAAACCTACAGCATCAAGCAAAGAGGACCCGTCTTTCCAGCACTCTTCAATCCATTATCTGCAATTTTAGTTGCAGTATTGGAGCTGACGATCTTTCATGTAAACCTTCCTGTGGGAAG CGTGGTAGGAGGAGTTTTGACAATTGCAGGACTTTACATTGCTCTTTGGGGAAAAGCAAACGATAATGAAGAAACAAAGCCATTAGAAGATGTAGTTGAAGATGGATGTACCAACAGCATTGAAGATTGCACAGTCGAAATTAAGCAGCCTCtgttaaagatatga